From a region of the Methanoculleus receptaculi genome:
- a CDS encoding energy-coupling factor ABC transporter ATP-binding protein produces the protein MIRINDLRHRVLDIPDLMLDSRHIAVIGPNGSGKTTLLEVCSGIDEPGTGTVRILGRSPSSLRVGWVGEFPDRTLLFSRVYDEIASTPRFRHQPCPETERIVRAAATQVGIGHLLEKRVSTLSGGEKALAALAAACAGEPEVLLLDEADSHLDAMTAERLRQVVQQSPAAHILWCTQSMDAAALADCVIFMEGGRVRYKGTPEEVFEVLKTTCYYPTVWRLRG, from the coding sequence ATGATCCGTATAAACGATCTGAGGCACCGGGTGCTTGATATCCCGGATCTTATGCTGGACTCACGCCATATTGCCGTCATTGGGCCAAACGGCAGCGGAAAGACAACGTTGCTTGAGGTCTGCTCGGGGATCGATGAGCCCGGAACCGGGACGGTCCGGATCCTGGGGCGATCGCCATCATCGCTGAGGGTTGGCTGGGTCGGGGAGTTTCCTGACCGGACGCTGCTCTTCTCCCGGGTCTACGATGAGATCGCATCGACGCCAAGGTTCCGCCACCAACCCTGCCCGGAGACGGAGAGGATCGTCCGGGCGGCTGCGACACAGGTCGGCATCGGCCACCTCCTCGAAAAGAGGGTATCCACCCTCTCCGGCGGTGAGAAGGCCCTGGCCGCGCTGGCTGCGGCCTGTGCCGGCGAGCCCGAGGTTCTTCTCCTTGACGAGGCCGATTCTCACCTGGATGCCATGACAGCCGAACGCCTCAGGCAGGTGGTGCAGCAGAGCCCGGCCGCTCACATCCTCTGGTGCACTCAGTCGATGGATGCCGCGGCACTGGCAGACTGTGTCATTTTCATGGAAGGTGGCCGCGTCCGGTATAAGGGGACTCCGGAAGAGGTCTTTGAGGTCCTCAAGACAACCTGCTACTACCCGACAGTCTGGAGGCTCCGTGGATGA
- the oadA gene encoding sodium-extruding oxaloacetate decarboxylase subunit alpha: MCAASLGPLNITDTTLRDAHQSLIATRLRTEDMIPLARAIDDVGFFSVEAWGGATFDTCIRFLNDDPWERLRALKAELKRTPIQMLLRGQNLVGYRHYPDDVVEKFVEAAARNGVDIFRVFDALNDIRNMKKAMEEVRNVGAHLQGAISYTTSPVHSVEGFIGMAEELYSLGCDSICIKDMAGLIMPHDARDLITGIKGVADVRVCLHSHCTSGVAPMSYQAAIDAGVDILDTAMSPFALGTSQPPTESVIASVAGTSRDTGIDLFKLRKVRNICREIRGKYEPLLNPISERVDSDVLIYQLPGGMISNLVSQLKEQDALDRLDEVLREIPKVREDLGYPPLVTPTSQIVGTQAVFNVLMGGERYQNVTREVKDYVLGFYGRPPAPISPEIRRRIIGDEDPITVRPADLLEPIYEKMKKEAMEQGLISMEEDVLTYILYPNIAPSFLRGECKQEIIPDKVPQAAPMGIAGIPHSMEVEVDGEIFSVRIMTVDGGAVEPLAAGAAQPVRGAPPRGDLPGAVKSNMQGMVLKVMVERGGTVRKGDTLIVLEAMKMENPIPSPRDGRVTEIFVNVGDVVQNGDVLMIIE; this comes from the coding sequence ATGTGTGCTGCCAGTTTAGGTCCACTCAATATCACAGATACCACGCTCAGGGACGCCCATCAGTCGCTCATTGCCACCCGTCTGCGGACGGAGGATATGATCCCGCTTGCCCGTGCCATCGATGATGTGGGGTTCTTCTCTGTCGAGGCCTGGGGCGGGGCGACCTTTGATACCTGCATCAGGTTTCTCAATGATGACCCCTGGGAGCGCCTGCGAGCGCTGAAGGCCGAACTGAAGCGCACCCCAATCCAGATGCTCCTGCGCGGCCAGAACCTCGTGGGCTATCGACACTATCCTGATGATGTGGTGGAGAAGTTTGTTGAAGCGGCGGCGCGAAACGGGGTCGATATATTTCGGGTGTTTGATGCACTGAACGATATCCGGAATATGAAGAAAGCAATGGAGGAGGTCAGGAACGTCGGGGCGCATCTCCAGGGTGCGATATCATACACGACAAGCCCTGTTCACTCCGTTGAGGGCTTCATCGGTATGGCAGAGGAACTCTACTCGCTTGGCTGTGATTCGATCTGCATCAAGGATATGGCCGGCCTGATCATGCCGCACGATGCCCGTGACCTGATCACCGGGATCAAGGGTGTGGCGGATGTCAGGGTCTGTCTTCACTCGCACTGCACGAGCGGTGTTGCTCCGATGAGTTACCAGGCGGCGATCGATGCCGGCGTGGATATCCTTGATACAGCGATGTCGCCGTTTGCTCTTGGCACCTCGCAGCCTCCGACGGAGAGCGTCATCGCAAGCGTTGCGGGAACATCACGCGATACAGGTATCGACCTCTTCAAACTGCGGAAAGTCCGCAACATCTGCCGCGAGATACGTGGGAAATATGAACCGCTCTTAAACCCCATCTCCGAACGGGTCGACTCGGATGTTCTGATCTACCAGCTCCCGGGCGGGATGATATCAAACCTGGTCTCGCAGCTCAAGGAGCAGGACGCGCTCGACCGCCTGGATGAGGTGCTCCGCGAGATCCCAAAGGTGAGGGAGGATCTCGGCTACCCGCCGCTTGTGACACCGACAAGCCAGATTGTGGGCACCCAGGCGGTCTTCAACGTCCTCATGGGCGGGGAGCGCTACCAGAATGTGACCCGTGAGGTGAAGGACTATGTTCTCGGGTTCTACGGCCGCCCACCGGCCCCGATCAGCCCGGAGATCAGGAGGCGGATCATAGGTGATGAGGACCCGATAACCGTTCGCCCGGCGGATCTGCTTGAACCGATCTATGAGAAGATGAAGAAGGAGGCGATGGAACAGGGTCTGATCTCCATGGAGGAGGATGTTCTTACCTACATCCTCTATCCGAACATCGCTCCTTCGTTCCTCCGGGGCGAGTGCAAGCAGGAGATTATCCCTGACAAGGTGCCGCAGGCTGCGCCGATGGGGATTGCGGGGATCCCGCACTCCATGGAGGTCGAGGTGGACGGTGAGATCTTCTCTGTCCGGATAATGACCGTGGATGGAGGTGCGGTCGAGCCTCTGGCTGCAGGAGCGGCGCAGCCGGTAAGGGGGGCACCACCCCGCGGGGATCTCCCTGGCGCTGTCAAGAGCAACATGCAGGGGATGGTCCTTAAGGTTATGGTCGAGCGGGGGGGCACCGTCCGGAAGGGTGATACACTCATAGTTCTCGAGGCTATGAAGATGGAGAACCCCATCCCCAGCCCTCGCGACGGAAGGGTCACGGAGATCTTTGTGAATGTGGGGGACGTTGTGCAGAACGGCGATGTTTTGATGATCATTGAGTGA
- a CDS encoding protein translocase subunit SecF encodes MEFARYDVNRYSPRQMVALPLVILLLALAVLGYTTLTTGLPVTPGIDFAGGTAVTVFTSESKETIEAVFAGYPLLSVGEGIGGGRYIRFGPMDDADFQSLVALINERYPDAKIDQIGETFGKALQGQAFLALLFSFIGMAIVVLIAFRNLVPAGAVVLSAFADIAISAAVMQVIGIPLSLGTTAALLMLIGYSVDSDILLTTRLLKRKGKLDEKLAGAFRTGIIMTTTTLAAIAAMWVVATVGQIQIITEIASVLLIGLVVDLMNTWMLNAGILKGYVLRGDKR; translated from the coding sequence ATGGAATTTGCCAGATACGACGTCAACAGATACTCCCCGCGGCAGATGGTGGCGCTGCCCCTGGTTATCCTCCTCCTGGCGCTGGCGGTGCTCGGTTATACCACCTTAACCACAGGTCTGCCCGTAACGCCGGGTATCGACTTTGCGGGAGGGACAGCAGTCACCGTCTTTACATCCGAGAGCAAAGAGACTATAGAGGCTGTCTTCGCCGGCTATCCTCTGCTGTCTGTGGGTGAGGGGATCGGCGGCGGGAGGTACATCCGGTTCGGGCCAATGGATGATGCAGATTTCCAGAGCCTGGTGGCGCTCATAAATGAGCGCTATCCAGATGCTAAGATCGACCAGATAGGCGAGACGTTTGGGAAGGCGCTTCAGGGTCAGGCCTTCCTTGCCCTCCTCTTCTCGTTCATCGGTATGGCCATCGTCGTCCTGATCGCGTTCCGAAACCTTGTGCCAGCAGGGGCGGTCGTCCTCTCGGCCTTCGCCGACATAGCCATCAGCGCGGCAGTCATGCAGGTCATAGGGATTCCGCTCTCCCTCGGGACGACCGCCGCGCTACTGATGCTGATCGGCTACTCCGTCGACAGTGATATCCTGCTGACCACACGACTATTGAAGCGCAAGGGGAAACTCGATGAGAAACTTGCCGGCGCGTTCAGGACGGGGATCATCATGACGACGACAACCCTTGCGGCCATCGCCGCGATGTGGGTCGTCGCAACGGTCGGGCAGATCCAGATCATCACCGAGATAGCAAGCGTCCTCCTGATAGGTCTGGTGGTCGACCTGATGAACACCTGGATGCTGAACGCCGGGATCCTCAAGGGCTACGTTCTCCGGGGGGATAAGAGATGA
- a CDS encoding biotin transporter BioY has product MIRRARILALSGTFIALIAAGSWLSIPLPPVPLTLQTLFVLLAGIVMKRCGVIPVTLYVLLGAAGLPVFHNGAAGLGILLGPTGGFLVGFIPAALITGVAYEHKSTKIRVSGLFAATAVTYVFGVAWLSFSASLSIPQAILLGVAPFIVGDVVKAAAAYTIGKRVA; this is encoded by the coding sequence ATGATCAGGCGGGCCAGGATTCTTGCCCTCAGTGGCACGTTTATCGCGTTGATCGCTGCGGGGAGCTGGCTCTCCATTCCGCTGCCGCCGGTCCCGCTCACCCTCCAGACCCTATTTGTGCTTCTTGCTGGCATCGTCATGAAACGCTGCGGCGTTATCCCGGTTACCCTCTACGTTCTGCTGGGCGCTGCCGGCCTCCCGGTCTTTCACAACGGCGCAGCGGGTCTCGGGATACTCCTTGGGCCTACCGGAGGGTTTCTGGTAGGTTTCATCCCGGCTGCTCTCATCACCGGAGTTGCCTACGAGCATAAATCCACGAAAATCCGTGTGTCAGGGCTGTTTGCGGCGACCGCAGTCACCTATGTCTTCGGTGTTGCGTGGCTCTCCTTCTCCGCCTCGCTCTCCATCCCTCAGGCGATCCTTCTCGGGGTTGCGCCGTTTATAGTCGGCGACGTGGTGAAGGCCGCGGCCGCATACACCATCGGGAAGCGGGTGGCATGA
- a CDS encoding DUF4013 domain-containing protein, translating into MDYGKMLSDSFSYTKDAVWGKWVRWILLVISTIIFPLIIGYMVRIYSGAKPAPDVGNWVKTFIDGLKLIIIGIIYSIPVFIVALIFGVPAVMAGDPATAIGTIGIGLLVMIIVAILVSLIYMIGIIRFARKNSMGQAFAFGAILEHIGKIGWGSYILALIILWVVALIYGFIVGVLAIVPIIGWLILLFLYPPWIIFVARYVTLIYESAPEPA; encoded by the coding sequence ATGGACTATGGTAAGATGCTGAGCGATTCGTTCAGCTACACAAAAGATGCCGTCTGGGGCAAATGGGTCCGGTGGATCCTGCTTGTCATCAGCACGATCATATTCCCGCTGATCATAGGGTATATGGTCAGGATCTACAGCGGTGCTAAACCGGCCCCTGATGTAGGAAACTGGGTGAAGACCTTCATCGACGGCCTGAAACTCATCATCATCGGTATCATATACAGCATACCGGTTTTTATCGTCGCGCTCATCTTTGGAGTGCCCGCGGTGATGGCCGGCGACCCTGCGACCGCCATCGGCACGATTGGTATCGGGCTGCTGGTCATGATCATCGTCGCGATCCTGGTTTCACTGATCTATATGATCGGTATCATCCGGTTTGCACGGAAGAACAGCATGGGGCAGGCGTTTGCCTTCGGCGCCATCCTGGAGCATATCGGAAAGATCGGCTGGGGGAGTTACATCCTGGCGCTCATCATCCTCTGGGTTGTCGCGCTCATCTATGGTTTCATCGTCGGTGTGCTGGCAATTGTCCCGATCATCGGCTGGCTGATTCTGCTCTTCCTCTACCCTCCCTGGATCATCTTTGTTGCACGCTACGTGACGCTGATCTACGAAAGCGCCCCGGAACCGGCGTAA
- a CDS encoding ABC transporter ATP-binding protein — protein MRVEVGEVVFSRDGFCLRANGTFDEGVHIVSGPVGSGKSTLAILLAGLITPASGTVQRQGVNSVLLLLQFPEHQITAPTVEREAASWGLAPDEVLALADLEERADEDPFHLSRGELKRLTLACAFIRDPDLLLLDEPFSSLDCERKRWVCSMIEERWSGITVIFSHEQSVLPRVDAIWEMEDGALIERGSVPGAIPSWRHAPAYLACALERGARPENIRLADAREALCRIRD, from the coding sequence ATGAGGGTTGAAGTTGGAGAGGTGGTCTTTTCACGTGATGGGTTCTGCCTGCGTGCAAACGGCACCTTCGATGAGGGCGTCCACATTGTGAGCGGCCCGGTGGGGAGCGGGAAATCGACGCTTGCCATCCTGCTTGCGGGTCTCATCACCCCGGCCAGCGGCACCGTTCAACGGCAGGGCGTCAACTCGGTTCTGCTCCTGCTCCAGTTCCCTGAACACCAGATCACAGCGCCGACGGTTGAGCGGGAGGCTGCTTCCTGGGGACTCGCCCCGGATGAGGTGCTTGCGCTTGCAGACCTTGAAGAGCGGGCGGACGAGGATCCATTTCACCTCAGCCGCGGTGAACTGAAACGGCTAACCCTGGCCTGTGCGTTCATCAGGGATCCCGACCTGCTGCTGCTCGACGAACCGTTCAGTTCGCTGGACTGCGAGAGAAAGAGATGGGTCTGCAGCATGATCGAGGAGCGCTGGTCCGGGATAACGGTCATCTTCTCGCACGAACAATCGGTTCTCCCGCGGGTGGATGCCATCTGGGAGATGGAGGATGGCGCCCTGATCGAACGCGGGAGCGTTCCCGGGGCCATCCCCTCGTGGCGGCACGCCCCGGCATACCTTGCCTGCGCCCTGGAGAGAGGTGCGCGGCCGGAGAACATCAGGCTCGCCGATGCACGTGAGGCGTTATGCAGGATCCGCGACTGA
- a CDS encoding thioredoxin family protein: MGKPVLMDFFADWCGPCHQQSPIIDELRRRMGDRVEIRKIDVGVDSEETQRYAVKYDLQFVPTLVIEKDGQVVRKLVGVQDLATLESILKPLVEK, encoded by the coding sequence ATGGGAAAACCGGTTTTAATGGATTTTTTCGCCGACTGGTGCGGTCCGTGCCACCAGCAGTCACCGATCATCGATGAGCTCAGGAGAAGGATGGGCGATCGGGTTGAGATCAGGAAGATCGATGTAGGTGTAGATTCTGAGGAGACGCAGCGGTATGCTGTGAAATACGATCTTCAGTTCGTACCCACGCTTGTCATCGAGAAGGACGGACAGGTCGTCCGGAAACTGGTGGGTGTCCAGGACCTGGCCACGCTTGAGAGCATCCTGAAACCGCTGGTGGAGAAGTGA
- a CDS encoding DUF4013 domain-containing protein, whose amino-acid sequence MDYGALISRSFDYTRDALTGEWTRWILLAVLSFLQALTLSLVPLLSGYLVRVLSGKTPAPEVDNWGRLFVDGWKLNIIILVYIIPAVLVFLLFGGLGAVGMLASAAVGGDVVLTGAALVSILAGILLAGIVAIITAFVALFAILRFARTGRMGEAFNAGAIFSQIGGLGWGAWIIAIVVLLVLSFIYGIVAGALGPIPFVGWIIVLLLNAAFALFAARYLALVYEEAPAQA is encoded by the coding sequence ATGGATTACGGTGCTCTTATCTCCAGGTCATTTGATTATACCAGGGATGCCCTGACAGGAGAGTGGACGCGGTGGATCCTGCTTGCCGTCCTCTCGTTCCTCCAGGCGCTGACGCTCTCGCTGGTGCCGCTCCTCAGCGGTTACCTGGTGCGGGTTCTCTCGGGGAAGACGCCCGCCCCGGAGGTCGACAACTGGGGCAGACTCTTCGTCGACGGCTGGAAGTTGAACATAATCATCCTCGTCTACATCATCCCGGCGGTCCTGGTCTTCCTGCTCTTTGGCGGGCTTGGTGCGGTCGGTATGCTTGCCAGCGCGGCGGTCGGCGGCGATGTGGTGCTAACTGGTGCTGCGCTGGTCAGTATCCTTGCAGGCATCCTTCTTGCTGGAATCGTCGCGATCATCACGGCTTTCGTCGCACTGTTTGCCATCCTGCGGTTTGCCCGCACCGGCCGTATGGGTGAGGCCTTCAACGCGGGTGCGATCTTCTCACAGATCGGTGGCCTTGGCTGGGGAGCATGGATCATCGCGATCGTGGTGCTTCTGGTCCTCTCGTTCATCTACGGGATCGTGGCCGGCGCCCTGGGTCCGATACCCTTCGTGGGCTGGATCATCGTCCTACTCCTGAACGCCGCATTTGCCCTCTTTGCCGCCCGCTACCTGGCCCTGGTCTACGAGGAAGCCCCTGCGCAGGCGTAA
- a CDS encoding biotin--[acetyl-CoA-carboxylase] ligase, translating to MNETAIRVLKILEESPGPISGEEIAEHLGISQSAVWKQIRELRRLGYRISSSRAEGYRLEARTDQLLPYELTKKLRTRVIGRQIRHFDRTASTGWVAKRLIAETDPEKLHGMVIIAEEQTGGVGRLGRAWVSPAGGIWATIILKPRIPLDHLFMITMAGSIAIARAIRKEYDLSALIKWPNDIFIGDKKVAGLLLEISAEADTVHYALLGMGIDANVALDELSPPLRETVTTLAAEVGHPVDRVSLLARILREFELRYMQLDDGEYESVIREWKSLSLTLDRRVAIRTVNKTFSGEAIDIDEHGALIIRKDNGKIERVIAGDCFQI from the coding sequence ATGAACGAAACGGCAATCAGAGTCCTGAAGATTCTTGAAGAGTCGCCCGGCCCGATCTCGGGTGAAGAGATTGCAGAGCACCTGGGGATCAGTCAATCGGCTGTCTGGAAGCAGATACGCGAACTCCGGCGACTGGGATACCGTATATCATCATCACGGGCGGAAGGCTACCGCCTGGAGGCCAGGACCGATCAGCTTCTTCCATATGAACTCACCAAGAAACTGCGCACAAGGGTCATAGGCAGGCAGATCCGCCACTTTGATCGCACTGCCTCCACTGGCTGGGTTGCAAAAAGGCTTATTGCCGAGACTGATCCGGAGAAACTGCATGGTATGGTGATCATTGCAGAGGAGCAGACCGGTGGGGTGGGGAGGCTCGGGCGCGCCTGGGTCTCACCTGCCGGCGGGATCTGGGCCACCATAATCTTGAAACCGAGGATCCCGCTCGATCACCTCTTCATGATCACCATGGCCGGGTCGATCGCGATCGCCCGTGCCATCCGCAAGGAGTATGACCTCAGCGCACTCATCAAGTGGCCAAACGACATCTTCATCGGCGACAAGAAGGTCGCGGGCCTGCTCCTGGAGATCTCTGCTGAGGCCGACACGGTTCATTACGCCCTCCTGGGGATGGGGATAGACGCAAACGTCGCCCTGGATGAACTCTCGCCGCCGCTGAGGGAGACCGTGACGACTCTCGCGGCAGAGGTCGGTCACCCGGTTGATCGTGTCTCGCTCTTAGCCCGGATCCTGCGCGAGTTTGAGCTGCGCTACATGCAGCTCGATGACGGGGAGTACGAGTCCGTCATCCGCGAGTGGAAGAGCCTCTCCCTGACGCTCGATCGCCGGGTAGCCATCCGGACGGTCAACAAGACCTTCTCCGGCGAGGCTATAGATATCGATGAACACGGTGCCCTCATCATCAGAAAGGATAACGGAAAGATTGAGAGAGTAATAGCCGGGGACTGTTTCCAGATCTGA
- a CDS encoding acetyl-CoA carboxylase biotin carboxylase subunit, whose amino-acid sequence MTYFDKILIANRGEIAIRVMRACRELGIETVAIYSEPDRNALHVQYADEAFCVGEAHPSKSYLNKERICDVAKKSGAEAIHPGYGFLAENAGFAKLVEEEGLTFIGPSWKTIEILGSKIESKRMMREAGVPVLPGTPEGVTSIDEARKVAAEIGYPVIVKASAGGGGIGMHIVENDDQLEEAIEKGRRIAESTFGDPTIFVEKYLEKPRHLEIQILADGAGHIVHLYDRECSIQRRHQKLLEEAPSPIMTPELRERMAESAITAAKTANYKNAGTVEFLYSNGDYYFMEVNTRLQVEHTVTEFITGIDLVKQQIAIAAGYDLAMDQEDISMRGHAIECRINAEDPLNNFAADPGKIVRYRSPGGPGIRVDSGIHMGYTIPAHYDSMIAKLCAWGMNREEAIQRMRRAISEYVIIGVKTTLPLHYAIMQNPYFIAGETHTHFLQEGHIAASLRRYIREEEARMQTLAASLRQGKQVAAITAAIDVYIQRNAR is encoded by the coding sequence ATGACTTACTTTGACAAGATCCTTATCGCCAACCGTGGCGAGATCGCCATCCGGGTCATGCGTGCCTGCAGGGAGCTTGGCATCGAGACGGTTGCGATCTATTCTGAGCCCGACAGGAATGCGCTTCACGTCCAGTACGCTGATGAGGCGTTCTGTGTCGGGGAGGCGCACCCTTCGAAGAGTTACCTGAACAAGGAGCGGATCTGCGACGTGGCGAAGAAGAGCGGGGCGGAGGCGATCCACCCCGGCTATGGGTTCCTCGCCGAGAACGCCGGGTTTGCAAAACTGGTCGAGGAAGAGGGTCTGACTTTCATCGGCCCGTCCTGGAAGACGATCGAGATCCTGGGCTCAAAGATCGAGTCGAAACGGATGATGCGGGAGGCCGGCGTCCCTGTTCTTCCAGGCACCCCGGAGGGTGTCACCAGCATCGATGAGGCGAGGAAGGTCGCAGCCGAGATCGGCTACCCGGTGATCGTGAAGGCGAGCGCTGGCGGCGGCGGTATCGGCATGCATATCGTCGAGAACGATGACCAGCTCGAGGAGGCGATCGAGAAGGGGAGGAGGATCGCAGAGTCTACGTTTGGCGACCCTACCATCTTTGTGGAGAAGTACCTCGAAAAGCCGCGCCATCTGGAGATCCAGATCCTTGCTGATGGGGCGGGGCACATCGTCCACCTCTACGACCGCGAGTGCTCAATCCAGCGCCGGCACCAGAAACTGCTTGAGGAGGCGCCATCTCCGATCATGACTCCAGAACTGCGGGAACGGATGGCGGAGTCGGCCATCACCGCGGCGAAGACGGCAAACTACAAGAACGCCGGAACGGTGGAGTTCCTCTACTCGAACGGGGACTACTACTTCATGGAGGTGAACACCAGGCTGCAGGTGGAGCATACCGTGACGGAGTTTATCACCGGGATCGATCTGGTGAAGCAGCAGATCGCGATCGCGGCAGGTTATGACCTGGCAATGGACCAGGAGGATATAAGCATGCGGGGGCACGCGATCGAGTGCCGGATCAATGCGGAGGACCCGCTGAACAACTTTGCCGCTGATCCGGGAAAGATCGTCCGCTACCGATCTCCTGGTGGGCCCGGGATACGGGTCGACTCCGGCATTCACATGGGGTATACCATTCCAGCACACTATGACTCGATGATCGCCAAACTCTGTGCCTGGGGCATGAACCGCGAGGAGGCTATCCAGCGGATGCGCCGGGCGATCTCCGAGTATGTCATCATCGGCGTGAAGACGACGCTCCCTCTTCACTACGCGATCATGCAAAACCCTTACTTTATCGCAGGCGAGACCCACACCCACTTCCTGCAGGAGGGGCATATTGCCGCGAGTCTGCGCCGTTACATCCGCGAGGAGGAGGCGCGTATGCAGACGCTGGCCGCATCTCTGCGCCAGGGAAAGCAGGTCGCAGCAATCACGGCGGCGATCGATGTCTACATCCAGAGAAACGCGAGATAA
- a CDS encoding preprotein translocase subunit SecD: MNTETIKKLLKDWRVALLLLLVIGSLVGIYLVPPNPEKGLEGNLQFGLDLEGGSWLQLEFQSVVVGYSTTGSVDDLVANLRTALDTEVIRIDENHLEIRKDVQRGDLEPIFVGSGASIVTYQKGVSAYTADEVKRILNEKVNALGMQDARINLLTPTGSEFPQYVRIELAGVDMATAQDIVAQQGVFEIRIQTAGNETEHVLYGDQITSVSVPQKDPYSQEWGVGFTLSDAGAEAFRDAALRYGAVDNPSAHHLIMLLDNKTVYSAPLAGNLVSELRSGPVRSLSATTGTGDAGLDAAMTLEIHLRAGALPVKVDIVGSGSVPAALGEQFKTTIVIAGLLALLTVGLVIYYRYREAAIVLPMVAINLSEIIILLGIARFAIQLDLATIAGLIAVMGTGIDQLVIITDEVLHEGRVPSPSLYLKRYGRALGIIALSAATVVIAMLPLALMDLSTLRGFAIITILGVLVGILVTRPAYGKIVMAILSR, from the coding sequence ATGAATACCGAAACCATCAAGAAACTACTCAAAGACTGGCGGGTCGCTCTGCTGCTCCTGCTGGTCATCGGCTCCCTTGTGGGTATCTACCTTGTTCCTCCCAACCCGGAGAAGGGGCTTGAAGGGAACCTCCAGTTCGGTCTTGACCTTGAGGGTGGCTCGTGGCTGCAACTGGAGTTCCAGTCGGTGGTCGTGGGCTACTCGACGACGGGATCGGTTGATGACCTCGTGGCAAACCTTCGGACGGCCCTTGATACGGAGGTCATACGTATAGATGAGAACCATCTCGAGATCCGCAAGGACGTCCAGCGTGGTGACCTTGAACCGATCTTTGTCGGATCGGGAGCCTCGATCGTCACCTATCAGAAGGGTGTATCCGCCTACACCGCGGACGAGGTTAAGCGGATCCTCAACGAGAAGGTGAACGCTCTCGGGATGCAGGACGCCAGGATCAACCTGCTCACCCCGACAGGAAGTGAGTTCCCCCAGTATGTGCGGATAGAACTCGCCGGCGTGGACATGGCGACCGCCCAGGATATCGTCGCCCAGCAGGGTGTCTTCGAGATCAGGATCCAGACCGCTGGAAACGAGACCGAGCACGTCCTCTACGGCGACCAGATAACAAGTGTCAGCGTGCCGCAGAAGGATCCATACAGCCAGGAATGGGGTGTCGGGTTTACGCTCTCCGATGCCGGAGCGGAAGCGTTCCGGGATGCCGCCCTCAGGTACGGCGCTGTGGACAACCCCTCGGCCCACCATCTCATAATGCTCCTTGACAACAAGACCGTCTACAGCGCGCCCCTTGCCGGAAACCTTGTGAGCGAACTCCGGTCAGGTCCGGTCAGGTCGCTCTCGGCCACCACCGGCACCGGCGATGCGGGGCTTGATGCGGCGATGACGCTTGAGATCCACCTGCGGGCAGGCGCCCTCCCGGTCAAGGTGGATATAGTCGGTTCGGGTTCGGTGCCTGCGGCGCTCGGAGAGCAGTTCAAGACGACGATTGTCATTGCCGGGCTGCTTGCGCTGCTGACAGTCGGGCTCGTTATCTATTACCGATACCGTGAAGCCGCGATCGTGCTCCCCATGGTTGCGATCAACCTCTCGGAGATCATCATCCTGCTCGGGATCGCGCGGTTTGCAATCCAGCTCGACCTTGCCACCATCGCCGGGCTGATAGCGGTGATGGGTACCGGGATCGACCAGCTCGTCATCATTACGGACGAGGTGCTCCACGAGGGCCGGGTCCCATCGCCAAGCCTCTACCTGAAGCGTTATGGGCGGGCGCTCGGGATCATCGCCCTTTCTGCTGCAACGGTTGTAATAGCCATGCTGCCGCTGGCGCTGATGGATCTCTCCACCCTCCGGGGGTTTGCCATCATCACCATACTCGGTGTCCTGGTCGGCATCCTTGTCACCCGACCCGCCTATGGAAAGATAGTTATGGCAATCCTCTCAAGATAA
- a CDS encoding DUF2111 domain-containing protein — MDTAMDQYVISASSGARDLAPLAACIHELLNRLPVTARSRDNPGVRLEEGRVIDTAYTGPVLEAVLAGNVTKRVRPESGPYKGTPVVVAPIKDGEGSAIAAIGIVDLTGIFDLADFMEQASAIRREVCGEDPCPLPTESPAAKR; from the coding sequence ATGGATACGGCCATGGATCAATACGTCATCTCCGCGTCTTCAGGTGCACGCGATCTCGCCCCGCTTGCGGCGTGCATCCACGAACTGCTCAACCGGCTGCCCGTCACGGCACGGTCACGTGATAATCCGGGCGTTCGTCTCGAAGAGGGGAGGGTTATCGACACCGCCTACACCGGCCCGGTTCTCGAGGCGGTGCTCGCCGGGAACGTCACAAAACGGGTCCGACCGGAGAGTGGGCCTTACAAGGGGACCCCGGTGGTGGTGGCACCGATAAAGGACGGGGAGGGCAGTGCCATCGCTGCAATCGGTATAGTTGACCTGACCGGGATCTTCGATCTGGCGGATTTCATGGAGCAGGCCTCGGCGATCCGGAGAGAGGTCTGCGGCGAGGATCCATGCCCGCTCCCGACCGAGTCACCTGCAGCGAAAAGGTAA